One Jeotgalicoccus saudimassiliensis DNA window includes the following coding sequences:
- a CDS encoding DUF402 domain-containing protein, whose amino-acid sequence MKTKYLDKKKWRRLVRSKYDEIIITINGERFLAGMIHMHKVREPLSVPVVGEDTLVVANNFKWMQLLPEKRNYSITVMYDERWQEIQYYFDINYSHTLELGKARRQDLYLDVLVLPDGRYELVDEEDIKRAFKKGVINAKEKEFAYQTARELMDEIDKDFNQFKTLAAACLKELKKLM is encoded by the coding sequence ATGAAAACTAAGTATCTGGATAAGAAAAAATGGCGGCGGCTGGTGCGCTCAAAATATGATGAAATAATCATTACCATCAATGGTGAGAGATTTCTTGCCGGTATGATTCATATGCATAAAGTCCGTGAACCGTTAAGCGTTCCCGTGGTCGGGGAAGATACATTAGTCGTGGCCAACAATTTCAAATGGATGCAGCTCCTGCCTGAAAAACGCAATTACAGTATCACTGTCATGTACGATGAAAGATGGCAGGAAATTCAATATTACTTTGACATAAACTATTCCCATACGCTCGAGCTCGGTAAAGCGAGACGCCAGGATTTATATCTTGATGTGCTGGTACTGCCGGACGGCCGTTATGAGCTCGTAGATGAAGAGGACATAAAACGCGCCTTCAAAAAAGGAGTTATCAATGCGAAAGAAAAAGAATTTGCATATCAGACCGCGCGTGAATTAATGGACGAAATCGATAAGGATTTTAATCAGTTTAAAACACTTGCGGCAGCGTGCCTGAAAGAACTTAAAAAATTAATGTAG
- a CDS encoding LysR family transcriptional regulator: protein MKVDDYRLLATLSEAKTLRKAAEKLYISQPAVSQRLKSIEDEWGVQIFIRTKKALYTTGVGERIIAHAKKVVDEERLVKDYIAANEGAVEGKISIGVSSLIGYTILPDILAKYLNDFPNVNVKIDVGSTNEIIANQGDYHLSIIRGSRVLNKENELLYSDKHYLVTPKDVELEDLAVIEFQADPDYITHIKNYFEARFNIKYEPQIFVDQITTCRELLRKKVGITVLPELVLDGLDLDNYHIEEVLVGDKPLTRDTFISYDKSVLMLPQVESFINLIKKDSISGEN, encoded by the coding sequence GTGAAAGTAGATGACTATCGTTTACTTGCAACATTAAGCGAAGCGAAAACATTGCGTAAAGCTGCCGAAAAACTGTACATATCACAGCCGGCAGTCAGTCAGCGTCTGAAGTCGATTGAAGACGAGTGGGGTGTACAGATTTTTATCAGAACAAAAAAGGCACTTTATACGACAGGTGTCGGGGAACGTATTATCGCACACGCAAAGAAAGTCGTGGATGAAGAGCGTCTCGTGAAAGATTATATTGCGGCGAACGAAGGTGCAGTTGAAGGTAAAATATCAATCGGCGTATCATCGCTGATCGGTTATACAATTCTGCCGGATATACTGGCTAAATATTTAAACGATTTCCCGAACGTCAACGTTAAAATTGACGTGGGTTCGACGAACGAAATTATCGCGAACCAGGGCGATTATCACTTATCGATTATTCGCGGTTCCCGTGTTCTGAATAAGGAAAATGAACTGCTCTACAGCGATAAACACTACCTCGTCACACCGAAGGACGTGGAACTTGAAGATCTTGCCGTTATCGAATTCCAGGCGGATCCTGATTACATTACACACATTAAAAATTATTTTGAAGCACGCTTCAATATTAAGTATGAACCTCAGATATTCGTCGACCAGATTACGACGTGCCGCGAACTGCTGCGGAAAAAGGTCGGTATAACAGTGCTGCCGGAGCTTGTGCTCGACGGTCTCGACCTCGATAACTACCACATCGAAGAAGTGCTTGTCGGCGATAAACCGCTGACACGGGACACTTTCATTTCTTACGACAAGAGTGTGCTCATGCTGCCGCAGGTAGAGTCTTTTATCAATTTAATCAAGAAAGATTCAATTTCCGGCGAAAATTAA
- a CDS encoding sugar efflux transporter, producing MVKDLFQIQNYKLFLTNMTMLGMAVAITAPFLVIFMTETHGLSSTGYGIFMAAAAVGSFFVNTIMGRYSDRLKFDRKYLIIAALLMQILAFLSFLIIPNTWILIISYIIFFSLGAPAMPQLYASARESINQYRSGIAVMANMVLRSMFSFGFLFGPLVGSVLLARYDFTGLFFGTVIMFAVVFMSSFLIKNSAPPAEAVQAIEITNYEEPKSPNLLTNPALLIPFIAFVSLHVGQWMYLLNMPLFVTGYLGEADSAVGILASLCAGLEVPLMIFMGYVASRVSSKTLLIIAGFIGSMYFLSIGIFESYTMMLIGQLPLALFLAILLGLGISYFQDLLPQFPGYASTLFANAMIAGQLVGNLLGGIANDALGVENSFYVSGAFLFIAFILFFFTKKEVKKGEI from the coding sequence ATGGTGAAAGACCTGTTTCAAATACAAAACTATAAACTGTTTTTAACGAATATGACGATGCTCGGGATGGCTGTCGCAATTACCGCGCCGTTCCTCGTTATTTTTATGACGGAAACCCACGGGTTATCCTCTACCGGCTACGGTATATTTATGGCTGCGGCCGCTGTCGGAAGTTTTTTTGTCAATACGATTATGGGACGTTACAGCGACCGGCTGAAATTCGACCGCAAGTATTTAATTATCGCAGCGCTGTTGATGCAGATTCTCGCATTTTTGAGCTTCCTGATTATCCCGAATACGTGGATACTTATCATTTCTTATATTATATTCTTTTCACTTGGAGCTCCCGCAATGCCCCAGCTGTACGCATCGGCACGTGAATCAATTAATCAGTACCGTTCCGGCATCGCAGTAATGGCAAACATGGTGCTTCGCTCGATGTTCAGTTTCGGTTTCCTGTTCGGACCGCTTGTCGGTTCGGTACTTCTTGCACGCTACGACTTTACCGGACTGTTTTTCGGAACGGTCATTATGTTCGCAGTCGTCTTTATGTCGAGCTTTTTAATTAAAAACTCAGCACCGCCTGCCGAGGCTGTACAGGCGATTGAAATTACGAATTATGAAGAACCGAAAAGCCCGAACCTGTTAACGAACCCGGCATTACTTATTCCGTTTATTGCATTCGTCTCTCTGCACGTGGGACAATGGATGTATCTTCTGAACATGCCGCTGTTTGTGACAGGCTATCTCGGGGAAGCGGACAGTGCGGTCGGAATACTCGCGAGTTTATGTGCGGGACTTGAAGTGCCGCTGATGATCTTTATGGGATATGTCGCATCGCGTGTGTCATCGAAGACATTACTGATTATTGCCGGATTCATCGGCAGTATGTACTTTTTATCAATTGGAATATTCGAAAGCTACACAATGATGCTGATCGGGCAGCTGCCTCTTGCGTTATTCCTGGCGATACTTTTGGGACTCGGAATCAGCTACTTCCAGGACCTCCTGCCGCAGTTCCCGGGATACGCATCAACGTTATTCGCAAACGCAATGATCGCCGGGCAGCTGGTCGGGAACTTACTCGGCGGTATTGCCAACGATGCACTCGGCGTGGAAAATTCATTCTACGTGAGCGGCGCATTTTTATTTATCGCATTTATACTGTTCTTCTTCACTAAGAAGGAAGTTAAAAAAGGAGAAATTTGA
- a CDS encoding DUF456 domain-containing protein, translating into MDIILWLIVIASFILGFAGIIYPVLPSVLMFWVGFLVYNFFIGDELSWMFWVIAGALTIVALISDVAANSYFVKKFGGSKKGEWAAIIGAIVGMFIYPPFGVLFVPFIFVFVVEFIEIKDMNKAFKASIGSFLAFISSAIFDVIIYIFLIVFFLLDVFLY; encoded by the coding sequence ATGGACATTATTTTATGGCTCATTGTCATTGCATCGTTCATACTCGGATTCGCCGGAATTATCTACCCGGTCCTTCCGTCCGTATTGATGTTCTGGGTCGGTTTTTTAGTATATAACTTCTTCATCGGCGACGAACTGTCCTGGATGTTCTGGGTTATCGCAGGTGCACTGACAATCGTCGCATTAATAAGCGACGTCGCAGCAAACAGCTACTTCGTTAAAAAATTCGGAGGCAGCAAAAAAGGCGAGTGGGCAGCCATCATCGGTGCCATCGTCGGCATGTTTATCTACCCGCCGTTCGGGGTGCTGTTCGTACCATTCATCTTTGTCTTCGTCGTCGAATTCATCGAAATCAAAGACATGAACAAAGCCTTCAAAGCATCAATCGGTTCGTTCCTTGCATTCATCTCGAGCGCAATCTTCGATGTCATCATTTACATCTTCCTGATTGTATTCTTCCTGCTGGATGTGTTCTTATACTAA
- a CDS encoding ABC transporter ATP-binding protein, with product MPSKPLLNVENLEQHFPIKGGFLGRTVNHVKAVDGITFSIDKGETVAVVGESGCGKSTTGRAILRLDEPTGGKVEFEGKDVLAMSKDEMRKMRKDMQIIFQDPYASLNPRKTVRQTLWEAMDIQKVVPRRERNERILELMETVGLQRHQIDRYPHEFSGGQRQRIGIARALSVNPKLIICDEAVSALDVSIQAQVLNLLKRLQRELGLTYLFISHDLGVVRHVADRIIVMYLGKIVEVGDTESIFNNPQHPYTKALLSAIPVPDPSKKSERIFLRGDVPSPIDPPTGCRFHTRCPFATDHCRTETPHLEQKDTDTEHFHKVSCHYALDIQSGKHEPQYEMYNVRDILDDEGEEAATDSGEEYTKTEK from the coding sequence ATGCCAAGTAAACCATTATTAAATGTTGAAAACCTCGAGCAGCACTTCCCGATCAAGGGCGGTTTCCTCGGACGTACAGTCAACCACGTTAAAGCTGTAGACGGCATCACTTTCTCAATCGATAAAGGTGAAACTGTTGCAGTCGTTGGAGAGTCAGGCTGTGGTAAATCAACTACAGGCCGTGCCATCCTCCGTCTTGACGAACCTACCGGCGGTAAAGTTGAGTTTGAAGGTAAAGATGTTCTTGCAATGTCAAAAGACGAAATGCGCAAGATGAGAAAAGACATGCAGATTATTTTCCAGGATCCATACGCATCGCTTAACCCGCGTAAAACTGTCAGACAGACTTTATGGGAAGCGATGGACATTCAGAAAGTCGTTCCGCGCAGAGAGCGTAACGAACGCATTTTGGAATTGATGGAAACTGTCGGACTGCAGCGCCACCAGATCGACCGCTACCCGCACGAATTCTCGGGCGGACAGCGTCAGCGTATCGGTATTGCACGTGCCCTGTCAGTTAACCCTAAACTTATCATCTGTGATGAGGCGGTATCTGCACTCGACGTATCAATCCAGGCACAGGTCCTTAACCTGTTAAAGAGATTACAGCGCGAGCTCGGCTTAACTTATCTCTTTATCTCACATGACCTTGGTGTTGTACGCCACGTTGCAGACCGCATTATCGTTATGTACTTAGGTAAAATCGTTGAGGTCGGAGATACAGAGTCAATCTTCAATAACCCTCAGCATCCGTACACGAAAGCATTGCTGTCAGCAATCCCTGTACCGGATCCAAGCAAGAAATCGGAACGAATCTTCCTGCGCGGTGACGTGCCGTCGCCAATCGATCCGCCGACAGGCTGCCGGTTCCATACAAGATGCCCGTTCGCGACAGACCACTGCCGCACGGAAACACCGCACCTTGAGCAGAAAGACACTGACACGGAACACTTCCACAAAGTTTCATGTCACTACGCACTCGACATTCAAAGCGGCAAGCACGAACCGCAGTACGAAATGTACAACGTCCGTGATATCCTTGATGACGAAGGCGAAGAAGCAGCAACAGACAGTGGAGAAGAATACACGAAAACTGAAAAGTAA
- a CDS encoding ABC transporter ATP-binding protein — MSEEIILDINDLRTSFFVDSNEVKAVDGVTFQVPKGKTLGIVGESGSGKSISALSVLRLIEQPGKIIGGSIKYKGEDLTKVKNSRMRQIRGNEISMIFQEPMTSLNPTFTIGQQLRESYKIHEGLGKKEGTKRAIEMLELVGIPSPEKRVDQYPFELSGGMRQRVMIAMALACKPELLIADEPTTALDVTIQAQILELIKELQEEIGMSVVMITHDLGVVAETCDYVAVMYAGKVVEYADVYTLFENPKHPYTVGLINSLPRHDKSQDELIPIKGNVPAPDEMPSGCRFAPRCPFASDICNTLPELEDLGNGNEVRCWIHTDQWDGDKEVQLNAK, encoded by the coding sequence ATGTCAGAAGAAATTATTCTCGATATAAACGATCTCCGCACGTCCTTCTTCGTTGATTCCAACGAAGTAAAGGCAGTCGACGGAGTGACATTCCAGGTACCTAAAGGTAAAACTTTAGGTATCGTTGGAGAGAGTGGTTCAGGGAAAAGTATCTCTGCCCTTTCAGTATTAAGATTAATTGAACAGCCCGGTAAAATTATCGGGGGAAGCATCAAATATAAAGGTGAAGACTTAACAAAAGTTAAAAACTCCCGTATGCGCCAGATCCGCGGTAACGAAATCTCAATGATTTTCCAGGAGCCGATGACGTCGCTTAACCCGACATTCACTATCGGACAGCAGCTTCGTGAATCGTATAAAATCCACGAAGGCCTCGGTAAAAAAGAAGGGACAAAACGCGCGATTGAAATGCTTGAACTCGTCGGGATTCCTTCACCGGAAAAGCGCGTTGACCAGTACCCGTTCGAATTATCGGGCGGTATGAGACAGCGCGTTATGATCGCGATGGCACTCGCATGTAAGCCTGAGCTGCTGATCGCCGATGAGCCGACTACCGCACTGGACGTTACAATCCAGGCTCAGATTCTTGAACTGATAAAAGAACTTCAGGAAGAAATCGGCATGAGTGTTGTAATGATTACACACGACCTTGGTGTTGTTGCAGAGACATGCGATTACGTCGCTGTAATGTATGCAGGTAAAGTCGTTGAATATGCTGATGTTTATACATTATTTGAAAACCCGAAACACCCTTACACGGTCGGTCTGATTAACTCACTACCGCGTCACGATAAGTCGCAGGATGAGCTCATTCCGATTAAAGGTAATGTACCCGCACCGGATGAAATGCCTTCAGGCTGCCGTTTTGCACCCCGCTGCCCTTTCGCATCGGATATATGCAACACGCTTCCTGAACTCGAAGATCTTGGAAACGGCAACGAAGTAAGATGCTGGATTCATACAGATCAGTGGGACGGAGACAAGGAGGTACAATTAAATGCCAAGTAA
- a CDS encoding ABC transporter permease, producing MTKFIIRRLFQLIPVLLGVTVLVFSLMHLTPGNPAVIMAGESAPEATVKAIEARLGLNDPLYEQYFRFLGNAVQLDFGSSIRDNIPVFNHISARFAITFELSVMAMIFSVFWGLLAGIISAVRRYTFEDVAMMVVALFGLSMPNFWLGLMLIQWFAIEFQIFKPTGWGSIDQNVLPVITLGTAGAAIIARMTRSSMLDVIDQDYIRTARAKGVKEGTVILRHALKNAMIPVITVIGIQFGSFLAGSVLTESVFAINGLGRLIIDSILQRDFPVVQGAILVIAVVFVIVNLVVDITYRLLNKRVDLN from the coding sequence ATGACTAAATTTATAATTCGCAGATTATTTCAGCTTATTCCCGTACTCCTCGGAGTTACGGTACTCGTATTCAGTCTGATGCACCTCACTCCGGGTAACCCGGCCGTTATTATGGCAGGGGAAAGTGCGCCGGAAGCGACTGTTAAAGCGATTGAGGCAAGACTAGGGTTAAATGACCCGCTTTACGAGCAATACTTTAGATTTTTAGGGAACGCGGTACAGCTGGATTTCGGTTCATCTATCCGTGACAACATTCCCGTCTTTAACCATATAAGTGCACGTTTCGCTATTACTTTTGAACTTTCTGTAATGGCTATGATCTTCAGTGTATTCTGGGGTCTGCTTGCAGGTATTATTTCAGCAGTAAGAAGATATACATTCGAAGACGTTGCAATGATGGTTGTTGCACTATTCGGTCTGTCAATGCCAAACTTCTGGCTTGGACTGATGTTAATTCAATGGTTTGCAATTGAGTTCCAGATCTTTAAACCTACGGGCTGGGGCAGTATTGATCAGAACGTCCTGCCGGTAATCACACTCGGTACGGCCGGCGCTGCCATAATCGCACGTATGACACGAAGCAGCATGCTGGACGTCATCGACCAGGATTACATCCGTACAGCACGTGCCAAAGGTGTTAAAGAAGGTACAGTTATTTTACGCCACGCGCTTAAAAACGCGATGATTCCTGTAATAACTGTAATCGGTATTCAATTCGGTTCATTCCTTGCAGGTTCAGTATTAACGGAAAGCGTATTTGCGATAAACGGTCTCGGAAGACTGATCATCGATTCAATTCTGCAGCGTGACTTCCCTGTCGTTCAGGGTGCAATTCTTGTTATTGCGGTAGTATTCGTTATCGTTAACCTTGTCGTTGATATTACGTACAGACTGCTTAACAAACGAGTGGACTTAAACTAA
- a CDS encoding ABC transporter permease, which yields MSNIQPSQVPVRKPANRRLDNFKDFYKKLRKNKAALVGLYVLVFLFFVSIFGALDANYNILGVNSNATNLTDKLMGPSAQYWFGTDHLGRDIFYRILHGMYITLGVGFAATFMAALVGVPIGLLAGYYGGWLDTVIMRLMDVLLAFPGILLALAIVSVLGGSTFNVTVAIAIGALPQFARIVRGSTLTTRKLEYIDAIRALGARDGKIIFQHILPNIMSPIIVNTTLFIATAILSAAGLSFLGLGVQPPTPEWGAMLNDGRNYMYQAAHITFFPGMMIVIVVLAFNLFGDGLRDALDPKAKK from the coding sequence ATGTCCAATATACAACCAAGTCAGGTTCCAGTAAGAAAACCTGCCAATCGTAGACTCGACAATTTCAAAGACTTCTACAAGAAGCTTCGAAAAAACAAAGCAGCACTCGTCGGTCTTTACGTATTGGTGTTTTTATTTTTTGTTTCAATCTTCGGCGCACTGGACGCCAACTATAATATATTAGGCGTGAATTCAAACGCCACCAACCTTACTGATAAGCTGATGGGTCCTTCAGCACAGTACTGGTTCGGTACAGATCACCTGGGCCGCGATATCTTTTATCGTATTCTGCACGGTATGTACATAACACTGGGTGTAGGTTTCGCAGCAACATTTATGGCTGCACTGGTCGGAGTGCCAATCGGTCTTCTCGCAGGTTATTACGGCGGATGGCTGGATACAGTCATCATGCGTTTAATGGACGTACTTCTCGCGTTCCCTGGTATCTTACTTGCTCTTGCAATCGTAAGTGTACTTGGCGGAAGCACGTTTAACGTAACAGTTGCCATCGCAATCGGGGCACTGCCTCAGTTCGCACGTATTGTCCGCGGGTCAACACTGACTACGCGCAAACTAGAGTACATCGATGCCATCAGAGCATTGGGTGCACGCGACGGAAAAATTATATTCCAGCATATTCTGCCGAATATAATGTCACCGATTATCGTTAACACAACATTATTTATCGCAACAGCGATTTTATCAGCAGCGGGTCTGTCTTTCCTTGGTTTAGGTGTACAGCCGCCGACTCCTGAGTGGGGAGCTATGCTTAACGACGGACGTAACTACATGTATCAGGCAGCACACATTACGTTCTTCCCCGGTATGATGATCGTTATCGTCGTACTCGCATTTAACTTATTCGGGGACGGTCTGCGCGATGCGCTCGATCCGAAAGCGAAGAAATAG
- a CDS encoding glutathione ABC transporter substrate-binding protein codes for MAKKYFTYLLMAAMIMVLAACTDDSDVEVADEEGNTGETSSGGDLVASYATDVSSLDPAGQNDLPSDQRRNVIYEGLLYLNDELEPEPRLATDYEQTDDTTWVFNLREGVEFHDGTEFTAEAVKANIERVVDPAVASSRANIFEMIEEVNVIDDYTVEIVTEYPFAPLPKYLAHDAGGMVSKAVIDEDYQNAIDEAELDITLDEFYAQRQSGGEEYAETADAVGRATGTIVEQKPVGTGYMKFQSRSPGEKVVVERFDNYWDEPAKLDTVTFKVVAEDASRIAELESGQSHFIQGFDNGQWERIENHPEMETHPVYNLSNEYVGMNTEKGPLEDKRVRQAIGHMVDKETIMEGIYYGVGRTMKGALQEEILGYNENLEDLEYNPERAKELLEEAGYGDGFELNIMTNDTPERVDLAIYLQEEFKEAGITLNIEQLEWGAYLEAVSNGEHDLFILGWPNPVGDPDQGIWPLFHSSMKGAPGNRSFFDNAEVDKLLEEGRRELDEEKRKEIYQEIDKILVEEQPAVFIRQSQSANAVRTEVDGLYINHFNKPDFRNVTINEQ; via the coding sequence TTGGCAAAAAAATATTTTACATATCTATTAATGGCGGCAATGATAATGGTGCTCGCTGCATGTACGGACGATTCAGATGTGGAAGTTGCGGATGAAGAAGGAAATACTGGAGAAACGTCATCAGGCGGAGACCTCGTTGCTTCATATGCAACTGATGTATCGTCACTTGATCCGGCAGGACAGAACGACCTTCCGTCGGACCAGCGCAGAAACGTTATATATGAAGGACTTTTATATTTAAACGATGAATTGGAGCCGGAACCGCGTCTTGCGACTGATTACGAGCAGACGGATGACACGACGTGGGTGTTCAATCTCCGTGAAGGTGTTGAATTCCACGACGGCACTGAATTTACTGCCGAAGCAGTTAAAGCGAATATTGAACGTGTTGTCGATCCGGCAGTCGCATCATCACGTGCGAACATTTTCGAAATGATTGAAGAAGTAAATGTTATCGATGATTACACAGTGGAAATCGTCACAGAATATCCTTTTGCGCCGCTGCCGAAATATCTGGCACACGATGCCGGCGGCATGGTTTCAAAAGCAGTGATCGATGAAGACTACCAGAACGCGATTGATGAAGCGGAACTCGACATTACACTCGATGAATTTTACGCACAGCGTCAATCAGGCGGAGAAGAGTACGCTGAAACAGCTGACGCAGTCGGCCGTGCAACGGGAACAATCGTCGAACAGAAACCTGTCGGTACAGGCTATATGAAATTCCAGTCCCGTTCACCGGGTGAAAAAGTTGTCGTTGAACGTTTCGATAACTATTGGGATGAGCCGGCAAAACTCGACACGGTTACATTTAAAGTCGTCGCAGAAGATGCGTCACGCATTGCAGAACTGGAGAGCGGACAGTCACACTTCATTCAGGGCTTCGATAACGGACAATGGGAACGTATTGAAAACCATCCGGAAATGGAAACTCATCCGGTATACAACCTTTCAAATGAATATGTCGGCATGAATACCGAAAAAGGACCGCTCGAAGATAAGAGAGTGCGTCAGGCAATCGGACACATGGTCGACAAAGAAACAATTATGGAAGGTATCTACTACGGCGTCGGCCGCACGATGAAGGGCGCGCTGCAGGAAGAGATTCTCGGATACAACGAAAACCTTGAAGATCTGGAATACAATCCGGAACGCGCCAAAGAACTGCTTGAAGAAGCGGGCTACGGTGACGGATTTGAGTTAAACATTATGACAAACGACACACCTGAACGTGTCGACCTTGCGATTTACCTGCAGGAAGAGTTTAAGGAAGCCGGTATTACATTAAACATTGAACAGCTTGAATGGGGCGCGTACTTAGAAGCAGTCTCAAACGGCGAACACGATTTATTCATCCTAGGCTGGCCGAACCCGGTCGGTGACCCTGACCAAGGCATCTGGCCATTGTTCCATTCTTCTATGAAAGGTGCACCGGGTAACCGTTCATTCTTTGACAACGCGGAAGTCGATAAACTGCTCGAAGAAGGACGCAGAGAATTAGATGAAGAAAAACGTAAAGAAATCTATCAGGAAATCGATAAAATACTCGTCGAAGAACAGCCGGCAGTATTTATCAGACAGTCACAGAGCGCAAACGCAGTACGCACGGAAGTGGACGGACTGTACATTAACCACTTCAACAAACCGGATTTCAGAAATGTCACTATCAATGAGCAATAG
- a CDS encoding ABC transporter substrate-binding protein produces the protein MKYLKRFTIAAMTLGLAACTTDANVEVADENGETNTSGGDFIASYASDTSSLDPAGQNDLPSDQRRDVLYEGLFDIDENMEPEMTLAADFEQVNDTTWKFSLRDDVKFHDGTDFNAEAFKASIERIVDPAVASSRANIFEMITEINIIDDYTVEVITEYPFAALPNYLAHDAGGIVSKAVIDEDYQNAIDNAGLDMTADEYYELRETGGEAFEKTANAIGGDTGAVIEQNPVGTGYMKFQSRTPGESVVVERFDDYWREPAKIDTLTFKVVTESTARMAELETGQSHFIYGIENSQWDRLANNPELQTEDGIYNISNEYIGMNTEKGALKDKRVRQAIAHMVDKEAIMEGVYYGQGRTMKGALQEEVLGYNEDLVDLEYDPERAKELMKEAGYEEDLNLKIMTNDVPERVDIAILLQEELKEIGINLEVEQLEWGTYLEAISNGEHDLFILGWPNAVGDPDQGLWPLFHSSMKGSAGNRAFFDNREVDKLLEAGRRESDTEKREEIYQQVDKILVEEQPSVFIRQAQGPQAYRKEVGNFNPGALGKPDFRTVTLEEQPEE, from the coding sequence ATGAAGTATTTGAAACGTTTTACAATCGCTGCAATGACACTGGGACTTGCGGCATGTACGACTGATGCGAATGTGGAAGTTGCAGATGAAAACGGCGAAACGAATACTTCAGGGGGAGATTTCATCGCATCATATGCGAGTGATACCTCATCGCTTGATCCAGCCGGGCAGAATGATCTGCCTTCCGATCAGCGGAGAGACGTATTATATGAAGGGTTATTTGATATAGACGAGAATATGGAGCCGGAAATGACACTGGCAGCGGATTTTGAACAGGTGAATGATACGACTTGGAAATTCAGTCTGAGAGATGATGTGAAGTTCCATGATGGCACAGATTTTAATGCAGAAGCTTTTAAAGCGAGCATTGAACGAATTGTTGACCCGGCTGTCGCGTCATCCCGTGCAAATATTTTTGAAATGATTACTGAAATTAATATCATCGACGATTACACGGTTGAAGTGATCACGGAGTATCCGTTTGCAGCGCTGCCGAACTATCTGGCGCATGATGCCGGCGGTATTGTCTCAAAAGCAGTTATCGATGAAGATTATCAGAACGCAATCGATAATGCAGGGCTTGATATGACAGCGGATGAATATTACGAACTCCGTGAAACAGGCGGCGAAGCATTCGAGAAAACTGCGAATGCAATCGGCGGCGATACGGGTGCAGTGATTGAACAGAACCCAGTCGGTACAGGATACATGAAATTCCAGTCGAGAACTCCGGGGGAATCGGTCGTCGTTGAACGCTTTGATGACTACTGGCGTGAACCGGCAAAAATCGATACGCTGACATTCAAAGTTGTTACTGAATCAACAGCACGTATGGCGGAGCTTGAAACAGGACAGTCTCACTTTATATACGGCATTGAAAACTCCCAGTGGGACAGACTGGCAAACAATCCGGAGCTGCAGACAGAAGACGGCATTTACAACATTTCAAATGAGTACATCGGCATGAATACAGAAAAAGGTGCGCTTAAAGATAAGAGAGTGCGTCAGGCAATTGCTCATATGGTTGACAAAGAAGCGATTATGGAAGGCGTCTATTACGGACAGGGGCGCACGATGAAAGGTGCGCTGCAGGAAGAAGTACTCGGATATAACGAGGACCTCGTTGACCTTGAATATGACCCTGAACGTGCAAAAGAGTTAATGAAAGAAGCGGGCTACGAAGAAGATCTGAACTTAAAAATAATGACGAATGATGTACCGGAGCGTGTCGATATCGCGATACTGCTGCAGGAAGAACTGAAAGAAATCGGCATTAACCTGGAAGTTGAACAGCTTGAGTGGGGAACGTATCTTGAAGCAATCTCGAACGGCGAGCACGATTTATTTATACTCGGCTGGCCGAACGCAGTAGGCGACCCGGATCAGGGCTTATGGCCATTATTCCATTCATCGATGAAAGGATCGGCCGGTAACCGTGCATTCTTTGACAATAGAGAAGTCGATAAACTGCTTGAAGCCGGACGCCGGGAATCGGATACGGAAAAACGCGAGGAGATTTATCAGCAGGTCGACAAAATACTTGTTGAAGAACAGCCGTCTGTCTTTATAAGACAGGCTCAGGGGCCGCAGGCTTACCGTAAAGAAGTCGGTAATTTTAATCCGGGAGCTCTCGGCAAACCGGATTTCAGAACGGTCACACTGGAAGAACAGCCGGAGGAATAA